In Chaetodon trifascialis isolate fChaTrf1 chromosome 6, fChaTrf1.hap1, whole genome shotgun sequence, one DNA window encodes the following:
- the wdr31 gene encoding WD repeat-containing protein 31, which translates to MGKLQSKFRKRSELYRASQGEKADCTFDSQVVQYEPAHQGSINTVTNLSPDLCVSGGSDQAVVVYDWKQGRMCQSFQGHTREVTKTVCYPGSTWIFSGSRDKTVLMWDLNQGDEPIQEFCGHELVVNGVAISPDGRKLCTGSRDNWMCLWDIESAKCEQRHNISRNLVTHVCWVPGSSSVVQTSEDKTIRVWDSRAWQVTNTFPAKQYIQTHCDISANGNYLVSSSNGFGGQGCESTLWDLRQPGCKVVEYRGHLQTTACCMFLPTPPGGTPRVATSSHDSSVKIWDQNTAVCLATLSLDGAGPLVSLSPTDSTSLLCASFNSGLHHIQVGQGSNQAQGSGAGSGGAGGLDIKVVARF; encoded by the exons ATGGGCAAACTCCAGAGCAAGTTTCGGAAGAGGTCTGAGCTCTACAG ggcCTCTCAAGGGGAGAAGGCAGACTGTACCTTCGACAGTCAGGTGGTGCAGTATGAACCTGCGCATCAAGGGTCCATCAACACTGTCACCAATCTCAGCCCAGATCTGTGCGTCTCTGGTGGGAGTGACCAG GCTGTGGTGGTGTATGACTGGAAACAAGGCCGCATGTGTCAGTCCTTCCAGGGTCACACCCGAGAGGTTACCAAG ACGGTGTGTTATCCAGGCAGCACATGGATCTTTAGCGGCTCGCGGGACAAGACTGTTCTGATGTGGGACCTAAACCAGGGGGATGAACCTATTCAGGAATTTTGTGGGCACGAGTTGGTGGTCAATGGAGTAGCTATCAGccctg ATGGGAGAAAGCTGTGCACCGGCTCTCGTGACAACTGGATGTGCCTGTGGGATATTGAATCTGCAAAATGTGAACAGAGACACAACATCTCTAGAAACCTG GTTACTCATGTTTGCTGGGTGCCAGGCAGCTCCTCTGTAGTCCAGACCTCTGAGGATAAGACCATAAG GGTGTGGGACAGCCGTGCGTGGCAGGTGACCAATACTTTTCCAGCCAAGCAATACATCCAGACCCACTGTGACATTTCTGCAAATGGAAACTACTTGGTGTCCAGCAGCAACGGCTTTGGAGGCCAGGGCTGTGAATCCACG CTCTGGGACCTGCGTCAGCCTGGCTGTAAGGTCGTGGAGTACAGAGGCCACCTCCAGACCACAGCATGCTGTATGTTTCTGCCTACGCCTCCTGGTGGCACACCTAGGGTAGCAACATCCTCCCATGACAGCTCCGTCAAAATCTGGGATCAGAACACAGCAG TCTGTTTAGCAACATTGTCTCTGGATGGTGCTGGTCCACTGgtttctctgtctcccactgACTCCACCAGTCTGCTGTGTGCCAGCTTCAACTCGGGCCTCCACCATATCCAGGtgggccagggatcaaaccaggCCCAGGGATCTGGGGCAGGCTCAGGTGGAGCTGGTGGCCTTGACATAAAAGTTGTGGCACGCTTCTGA
- the bri3bp gene encoding BRI3-binding protein, whose translation MKGISFFVVFLVLSASLLCTTEAARSRTSNQNSFRRAANGIYQTLSSVFGEDNIRGLYKFFSKTTERFVHGVDSFLDTIWKIWSDLLDVMGIDSSNLSHYFSPTSLTNSPARALLLVAAVLLAYWFLSMFLGGFFYLLHAVFGRFFWLARVTLFALSCLYILQKFEGDPERAVLPLCFIMAVYFMTGPVGAYWRRGGGAGSLEEKIDHLDTQIRLLNIRLSRVIDSLERPGEQ comes from the exons ATGAAGGGAATCAGTTTTTTCGTGGTTTTCTTGGTGCTTTCCGCGTCCCTGCTGTGCACAACCGAAGCGGCCAGAAGCAGGACCAGCAACCAGAACAGCTTCCGACGGGCAGCTAATGGCATCTACCAGACTCTGAGCAGTGTTTTCGGGGAGGACAACATTAGAGGGTTATACAAG TTTTTCTCCAAGACGACGGAGCGGTTTGTCCATGGAGTCGACTCGTTTCTCGACACCATCTGGAAGATCTGGTCAGATTTGCTGGATGTGATGGGCATCGACT CCTCAAACCTCAGCCACTACTTCAGCCCCACATCTCTCACCAACTCTCCAGCGCGAGCCCTTCTCCTGGTGGCCGCTGTGCTCTTGGCCTACTGGTTTCTCTCCATGTTCCTGGGGGGTTTCTTTTACCTGCTGCACGCTGTGTTTGGCCGCTTTTTCTGGCTGGCGCGTGTCACGCTCTTCGCTCTGTCCTGCCTCTACATCCTGCAGAAGTTTGAGGGTGACCCTGAGCGTGCGGTGCTGCCTCTGTGCTTCATCATGGCGGTGTACTTCATGACGGGCCCAGTGGGAGCGTACTGGCGTCGGGGAGGCGGGGCAGGTTCCCTGGAAGAGAAAATCGACCACCTGGACACTCAGATCAGGCTGCTTAACATCAGGCTGAGCCGCGTCATAGACAGCCTGGAGCGCCCCGGCGAGCAGTAG